The following coding sequences lie in one Alloacidobacterium dinghuense genomic window:
- the lipA gene encoding lipoyl synthase, translating to MGTAAELIQIDVAPRKPAPKPDWLKARAPVGDNYHNLKKLARSLNLHTVCESAHCPNIGECWNHRTATFMMLGNTCTRRCGFCAVPKGRPDAIDFDEPRRVAEAVATLGLKFAVITSVNRDDDILGGARAFAMVIDEIRKQAPGCQVEVLIPDFQGNEEAIRIVVEARPEILNHNTESVPRLYRAVRSGARYERTLRLLEYAKELDSTITTKSGVMVGIGEEMDELLRVYRDLASVGTDVLTIGQYLRPSKDHLPIARYYAPDEFAFMKQEALRMGFRHVESGPLVRSSYHAHEQASSSGITCQ from the coding sequence ATGGGTACTGCTGCCGAACTTATACAGATCGACGTCGCTCCTCGTAAACCCGCGCCTAAACCAGATTGGCTGAAGGCACGCGCTCCAGTTGGCGATAACTATCACAACCTGAAGAAGCTGGCGCGCAGCCTGAATTTGCACACGGTGTGCGAATCGGCGCACTGCCCCAACATCGGCGAATGCTGGAACCATCGCACTGCCACCTTCATGATGCTCGGCAACACCTGTACTCGCCGCTGCGGTTTTTGCGCGGTGCCCAAAGGACGCCCCGACGCCATCGATTTCGATGAACCCCGCCGCGTAGCCGAGGCCGTTGCCACTCTGGGACTAAAGTTCGCCGTCATCACGAGCGTCAATCGTGATGACGATATTCTCGGAGGCGCACGCGCCTTCGCCATGGTGATCGACGAGATTCGCAAGCAGGCACCCGGCTGCCAGGTCGAAGTTCTGATCCCCGATTTCCAGGGCAATGAAGAAGCCATCCGAATAGTTGTAGAGGCCCGTCCGGAAATCCTGAATCACAACACCGAGTCAGTGCCGCGTCTCTATCGCGCCGTCCGCTCCGGAGCGCGCTACGAGCGAACGCTGCGCCTTCTCGAATACGCTAAAGAACTCGATTCGACCATCACGACGAAATCCGGAGTCATGGTCGGCATCGGTGAAGAGATGGACGAATTACTCCGGGTCTACCGCGACCTTGCCTCCGTCGGGACCGACGTACTCACCATCGGACAATATCTGCGGCCATCAAAGGATCATCTCCCAATAGCGCGGTACTATGCGCCGGACGAGTTTGCCTTCATGAAACAGGAAGCGCTCAGGATGGGCTTCCGCCACGTCGAGTCCGGACCGCTTGTACGCTCTTCATACCACGCGCATGAGCAAGCAAGTTCTTCGGGTATCACTTGTCAGTAA
- a CDS encoding metal-sensitive transcriptional regulator: protein MATRKTTYCPAPSSGGEIPIAGRKAVGVDAEIKASNLRRLSRIEGQVRGIQRMVEGDRYCADILMQISSAQEALRAVARSLMRNHLTHCASHAITSGSEEEKEAMYDELLEMIYKNAR from the coding sequence ATGGCTACCAGGAAAACTACATATTGTCCCGCTCCTTCTTCTGGAGGCGAGATTCCGATCGCGGGGCGGAAAGCTGTAGGAGTCGACGCTGAGATAAAAGCCTCCAACCTGCGCCGCCTTAGCCGTATTGAGGGTCAGGTGCGCGGGATTCAGCGCATGGTAGAAGGGGACAGGTATTGCGCCGATATTCTGATGCAGATCTCTTCTGCGCAGGAAGCGCTTCGCGCCGTCGCTCGCTCTCTGATGCGCAACCACCTGACGCATTGTGCGAGTCATGCCATCACGAGCGGTTCAGAAGAAGAGAAAGAGGCCATGTACGACGAGCTGCTCGAAATGATTTATAAGAACGCTCGCTAG